One Drosophila kikkawai strain 14028-0561.14 chromosome 3L, DkikHiC1v2, whole genome shotgun sequence genomic window carries:
- the LOC108079850 gene encoding uncharacterized protein — protein sequence MVLSKPLYSLFGTYLEQLFNHPVRTKSITACVLATSANVTSQRLAGAKTLNQQSVFAYGLFGLIFGGSVPHYFYTTVERLFNHDLRFRRFFLFLSERLVYAPIYQALSLFFLALFEGKSPATALENVEKLYWPLLKANWQYLSVFVYLNFAYVPPMFRSISMAIISFIWVVYIAKRRRRFQEKLAAEKNATK from the exons ATGGTTCTCTCCAAGCCCCTGTACTCGCTCTTTGGCACTTATCTGGAGCAACTCTTCAACCATCCGGTCCGCACCAAGTCCATCACGGC CTGTGTTTTGGCCACCTCTGCGAATGTGACCTCACAGCGTTTGGCGGGCGCCAAGACGCTGAACCAGCAGAGCGTCTTTGCCTATGGTTTGTTTGGCTTGATCTTTGGAGGCAGTGTGCCGCACTACTTCTACACAACGGTGGAGCGGCTCTTCAATCATGATCTTCGCTTCAGGCGATTCTTCCTGTTCCTTTCGGAGCGTTTGGTCTATGCCCCCATCTATCAGGCGCTCTCCCTGTTCTTCTTGGCCCTGTTTGAG GGCAAATCCCCCGCCACCGCTCTGGAGAATGTTGAGAAGCTGTATTGGCCTCTGCTGAAGGCCAACTGGCAGTACTTGTCGGTGTTTGTCTACCTAAACTTTGCGTACGTGCCGCCCATGTTCCGATCCATCAGCATGGCCATCATCTCCTTCATCTGGGTGGTGTACATTGCCAAGCGGCGACGTCGCTTCCAGGAGAAGCTGGCCGCCGAGAAGAATGCCACCAAATAA
- the LOC108079851 gene encoding novel acetylcholine receptor chaperone, translating to MPAPASNTIVLKSLSVLLGLFFIFVGTLKLTPHISKDLYKDLRTEYVKYAKVFPLTALFGVKIPSKWYRRTVGILEIVCGLAMALIPYHKVKNAANVTLLVLMLLGIYQHWMVSDPFERSGPALVFTFMLGGRLVVWYQTARLQDEAAAATQPPTNGVKQD from the exons ATGCCCGCACCCGCATCCAATACGATTGTGCTGAAGAGCCTCTCGGTGCTCCTGGGCCTATTCTTTATCTTTGTGGGCACTTTGAAGCTGACGCCGCACATTAGCAAGGACCTCTACAAGGATCTG CGCACAGAGTACGTGAAGTATGCCAAAGTATTTCCCCTGACCGCCCTCTTTGGAGTGAAGATCCCCTCGAAATGGTATCGCCGCACCGTTGGCATCCTAGAGATTGTCTGCGGCCTGGCCATGGCACTGATTCCTTACC ACAAGGTGAAGAATGCGGCAAATGTGACGCtgctggtgctgatgctgctgggCATCTACCAGCACTGGATGGTCAGCGATCCCTTCGAGCGCTCTGGACCGGCGCTTGTGTTCACCTTCATGCTAGGCGGCCGGCTCGTGGTCTGGTATCAGACTGCCCGCCTCCAGGACGAGGCTGCAGCGGCCACACAGCCGCCAACGAATGGCGTCAAACAGGATTAG
- the Bgb gene encoding protein big brother: MMNEAALANMIPYDTIGLYEQPKPRFIFKMPRVVPDQKSKFESDELFRRLSRESEIRYTGYRERSIEERQVRFMNGCREGHTETSFVASGTNLQLVFNANQNPYLHDKECDFDKEHGKVHIKSYFIMNGVCVRFRGWLDLERLDGVGCLEYDERRAMHEDAILRDQIDRYNQRLREFEDTKRAYRDNRQDEMEAVRRGVASGGIGVGASMWRR, encoded by the coding sequence ATGATGAACGAAGCTGCTCTGGCCAACATGATACCCTACGACACCATTGGGCTGTACGAGCAGCCCAAGCCGCGCTTCATCTTCAAGATGCCCCGTGTGGTGCCCGACCAGAAGTCCAAGTTTGAGAGCGACGAGCTGTTCCGGCGACTTAGCCGGGAGAGCGAGATCCGGTACACGGGCTACCGGGAGCGCAGCATCGAGGAGCGGCAGGTGCGCTTCATGAACGGCTGCCGCGAGGGCCACACGGAGACCAGCTTCGTGGCCTCGGGCACCAACCTGCAGCTGGTGTTCAATGCCAATCAGAACCCCTACCTGCACGACAAGGAGTGCGACTTTGACAAGGAGCACGGCAAGGTGCACATCAAGTCCTATTTTATCATGAACGGTGTGTGCGTTCGCTTCCGCGGCTGGCTGGACCTGGAGCGTCTCGACGGCGTCGGCTGTTTGGAGTACGATGAGCGGCGGGCAATGCATGAGGATGCTATTCTGCGGGACCAGATCGATAGGTACAACCAGCGATTGCGCGAGTTTGAGGACACCAAGCGCGCCTACCGCGACAATAGGCAGGACGAAATGGAGGCGGTGCGACGAGGTGTGGCCTCCGGGGGCATTGGTGTCGGCGCCAGCATGTGGAGACGTTAG
- the Vta1 gene encoding vacuolar protein sorting-associated protein VTA1 homolog, which produces MEFPPCPPSLKSIQHFLKLAQEHDTRDLVIAYWARLYALQVGLKASTQTGEETKLLLAIMDCLEQVKKQHADNEAVTNEVAAQAHIENYALKLFLYADKQDREENFGKNVVKAFYSSGVLYDILQTFGELSEEALHNRKYAKWKAAYIHNCLKNGETPIPGPLPDDDETELGGEENANASADASPEDAAGAAAPPPFQPEEPQAPSSPPSNVTPPTAEEVLNNPNKLPSPPEDEEKPGGFEPYVPTGQPHPATAATIYQPIVPVAGVQITPDQMITAQKYCKYAGSALNYDDVKTAIENLQKALKLLSTGSE; this is translated from the exons ATGGAGTTTCCGCCCTGTCCACCCTCGCTGAAGTCCATCCAGCACTTCCTAAAGCTGGCCCAAGAGCACGACACAAGGGATTTGGTCATCGCCTACTGGGCCAGACTCTA TGCCCTTCAGGTGGGACTCAAAGCCTCCACCCAGACGGGCGAGGAGACCAAACTGCTGCTGG CCATAATGGACTGCCTGGAGCAGGTGAAGAAGCAGCATGCGGATAACGAAGCGGTAACCAATGAGGTGGCTGCCCAGGCTCACATCGAGAACTATGCCTTAAAGCTGTTCCTGTACGCCGATAAGCAGGATCGCGAGGAGAACTTTGGCAA AAATGTGGTCAAGGCCTTCTACTCCAGCGGTGTGCTCTACGATATACTCCAGACCTTCGGGGAGCTCAGCGAGGAGGCACTTCACAACAGGAAGTATGCCAAATGGAAGGCCGCCTACATCCACAACTGTTTGAAGAACGGCGAGACGCCCATTCCCGGACCTCTGCCCGACGACGATGAGACAGAGCTTGGGGGGGAGGAAAATGCTAACGCCTCAGCGGATGCATCTCCCGAGGATGCAGCCGGAGCGGCTGCTCCACCCCCCTTCCAGCCGGAGGAACCACAGGCCCCATCTTCGCCGCCCTCGAATGTCACACCGCCCACCGCCGAGGAGGTGCTGAACAATCCCAACAAATTGCCCAGTCCGCCAGAGGATGAGGAGAAGCCAGGCGGCTTTGAGCCGTATGTGCCCACAGGTCAGCCGCATCCAGCAACGGCGGCCACCATTTACCAGCCCATTGTGCCCGTGGCCGGGGTGCAAATCACACCGGACCAAATGATAACCGCCCAGAAGTATTGTAAGTATGCCGGCAGTGCCCTCAATTATGACGACGTGAAGACCGCTATAGAGAACCTGCAGAAGGCGCTAAAGCTGCTCAGCACTGGCTCCGAATAG
- the LOC108079800 gene encoding proline-rich protein PRCC, protein MSLVAYAASSDEDSENEEEEENSKPQVEIIKSEAKPNTGPTTSVTASGHISDEDDDFVPQEVSLQELKPVGRLTLALPKPKAAAPAEEESIDEDVDELIAPAFAKLPMPRTAVASGKAIIEEKDDEFLHKKALPVQIEKPPPPPVKGRVKISIPSLRDFSDVDQEKADKAKNKVDKPVAPKGSGLLSMLPQAKSERNFAKTSTSEAAASNTTTPAQKPEASNLGQPRSSPAFVPDTVKQRRAAHNTEGVDGPKASGPKRSTQGSEGSKPTQAKPAVKLVSASDSEEDDDEDASGDFFSLNAEHKLPEVSSNEISALVAKRAAKMVEASSKYLEEIAEREAAEAEAARLEEEQVQQAQKRYHEQQLNAEAMDALVGKNAKRRRKEAKEMQVIDISGSQVLPDRDEWMRTALASSTTFQPTGVLTDEEPVAGTRRKHQITYLAHKAKANEAELQAMWSANRQTRRATQSKYGF, encoded by the coding sequence atgtcaCTCGTCGCCTATGCCGCCAGTTCTGATGAAGATTCCGAGAACGAAGAGGAGGAAGAGAATTCCAAGCCACAGGTGGAGATAATTAAGTCGGAAGCCAAGCCGAACACAGGACCCACAACAAGTGTCACAGCCAGTGGTCACATCAGCGACGAGGATGACGACTTTGTGCCCCAAGAAGTATCCTTACAGGAGTTAAAACCCGTCGGCAGACTTACACTAGCCTTGCCCAAGCCAAAGGCAGCTGCACCCGCTGAGGAGGAGTCAATAGACGAGGATGTGGACGAGCTGATAGCCCCCGCTTTTGCCAAACTCCCAATGCCACGCACAGCAGTTGCCTCCGGCAAGGCAATTATAGAAGAAAAAGATGATGAGTTTCTGCACAAAAAAGCGCTGCCTGTTCAGATAGAGAAACCCCCACCGCCGCCGGTTAAGGGACGCGTCAAGATCAGCATACCATCGCTGAGAGACTTCTCCGATGTTGACCAGGAGAAGGCGGACAAGGCCAAGAACAAGGTGGACAAACCCGTGGCGCCCAAGGGATCTGGCTTGCTGAGCATGCTGCCCCAAGCCAAGTCAGAGCGAAACTTTGCCAAGACATCCACttcggaagcagcagcaagcaacaCGACAACGCCGGCTCAAAAACCAGAAGCAAGTAATCTAGGACAGCCCCGGTCCTCTCCAGCTTTTGTGCCCGATACAGTGAAGCAGAGGAGAGCAGCGCACAACACCGAAGGAGTGGATGGCCCCAAGGCTTCTGGTCCCAAAAGGAGTACCCAAGGAAGCGAAGGCTCTAAGCCCACTCAAGCCAAGCCAGCAGTCAAGTTGGTGAGTGCCAGCGACAGCGAGGAGGATGACGATGAGGACGCTTCTGGCGACTTCTTCTCCCTCAATGCCGAACACAAGCTGCCCGAGGTGAGCAGCAACGAGATCAGCGCCTTGGTGGCCAAACGGGCAGCCAAAATGGTGGAGGCCAGCAGCAAATACCTCGAGGAGATCGCAGAAAGGGAAGCGGCCGAAGCCGAGGCCGCTCgcctggaggaggagcaggtaCAGCAGGCACAGAAGCGCTACCACGAACAGCAACTAAACGCCGAGGCCATGGACGCATTGGTGGGCAAAAATGCCAAGCGGCGGCGAAAGGAGGCCAAGGAGATGCAGGTGATCGACATCTCCGGATCCCAGGTCCTGCCCGACCGTGACGAATGGATGCGAACGGCTCTGGCCTCGTCTACGACCTTCCAGCCCACTGGAGTCTTGACGGACGAGGAGCCGGTGGCGGGTACGCGGCGCAAGCACCAGATCACCTACCTGGCCCACAAGGCTAAGGCCAACGAGGCCGAGCTGCAGGCCATGTGGTCGGCCAACAGGCAGACGCGACGAGCCACACAGAGCAAATATGGTTTCTGA
- the Bro gene encoding protein brother: MHHHQNLGEAAAALSGMIPPPYEAMAMYEQPKPRFIFKMPRVVPDQRSKFDSDELFRRLSRESEVRYTGYRERAAEERRMRFVNDCRKGYAEMSFVASGTNLQLYFNANHNPYAQEQECDFERERGKVHLRSNFIMNGVCVRFRGWVDLDRLDGVASLEFDEPRAQQEDAQLQEQILSYNQRMAESKRIYHTPQTPPEDHSHRRGGPGMPGGPMGW; the protein is encoded by the coding sequence ATGCATCATCACCAGAATCTCGGAGAAGCAGCCGCAGCCCTCTCGGGCATGATTCCTCCTCCCTACGAAGCCATGGCCATGTACGAGCAGCCCAAGCCGCGCTTCATCTTCAAGATGCCCCGTGTAGTGCCCGACCAGAGGTCAAAATTCGACAGTGACGAACTCTTCCGCCGCCTCAGCCGGGAGAGCGAGGTCCGCTACACTGGCTACCGGGAACGGGCTGCCGAGGAGCGTCGAATGCGTTTCGTCAACGACTGCCGGAAGGGCTATGCTGAGATGTCCTTCGTGGCATCCGGCACCAATCTGCAGCTGTATTTCAACGCCAACCACAATCCGTATGCCCAGGAGCAGGAGTGCGACTTCGAGCGAGAGCGGGGCAAGGTCCATCTACGATCCAACTTTATCATGAACGGGGTATGCGTTCGTTTCCGGGGCTGGGTGGATTTGGATCGTTTGGACGGGGTGGCCAGTCTGGAGTTCGACGAGCCACGGGCCCAGCAGGAAGATGCCCAGCTGCAGGAGCAGATCCTAAGCTACAATCAGAGGATGGCCGAGTCCAAAAGGATTTATCACACACCGCAAACGCCACCGGAGGATCATTCCCATCGCAGGGGAGGACCTGGAATGCCTGGAGGTCCCATGGGCTGGTAG
- the LOC108079802 gene encoding transmembrane protein 60 produces MTLAHRALFTWFIVLVFFILLCLRLEPRTNWNWFVTFTPLWIFDVIIIIYVIIKFIRKWRNLSRLTDLLFLYKWNIAGVLLTIASQVMICLRLEYPHQIPIYVTIAPLILLLSTAIFYVGSHLGKREGWLQ; encoded by the coding sequence ATGACTCTGGCTCACCGAGCGCTCTTTACGTGGTTCATAGTCTTGGTGTTCTTCATCCTGCTGTGCCTGCGCCTGGAGCCGCGGACCAACTGGAATTGGTTTGTCACCTTTACCCCGCTCTGGATCTTCGACGTTATAATCATCATCTACGTGATCATCAAGTTTATACGGAAGTGGCGCAATCTAAGTCGCCTCACGGACCTCCTCTTCCTCTACAAATGGAACATTGCCGGCGTGCTGCTTACCATTGCCTCCCAGGTGATGATTTGCCTGCGACTGGAGTACCCCCATCAAATTCCCATCTATGTGACCATTGCCCCGCTGATCCTACTCCTCAGCACCGCCATATTCTACGTGGGCAGCCACCTGGGCAAGCGCGAGGGCTGGCTGCAGTGA
- the alphaCOP gene encoding coatomer subunit alpha, with protein MLTNFESKSARVKGLSFHPKRPWILVSLHSGVIQLWDYRMHTLLEKFDEHDGPVRGVAFHQQMPLFVSGGDDYKIKVWNYKQRRCIFTLLAHLDYVRTVAFHHEYPWILSASDDQTIRIWNWQSRNCICVLTGHNHYVMCAQFHPTEDQIVSASLDQTVRVWDISGLRKKNVAPGPGGLDDHLKGHPGATDLFGQADAVVKHVLEGHDRGVNWASFHPTLPLIVSGADDRLVKLWRMNEYKAWEVDTCRGHYNNVSSVLFHPRQDLILSNGEDRSIRVWDMTKRQCLFTFRRDNERFWILTAHPTLNLFAAGHDGGMVVFKLERERPAYAVHGNMLYYVKERFLRKLDFTTTKDTVVMQLRPGKSPVYSMSYNPALNAVLICTRTNNLENSTYDLCQIPKDTESQSESDSKRSSGITAIWVARNRFAVLDRNQQLVIKNFKNEVTKKLPTFCEEIFYAGTGMLLIRDPEFVTLYEVQRLVSVGSIKLAKCRYVVWSSDMSLVALLCKHSVTICDRRLQYLCTVQENCRVKSGAWDESGVFIYTTSNHIKYAITNGDHGIIRTLDLPIYLTRVKGNQVFCLDRECRTRVLHIDPTEYKFKLALIQRKYDEVLHMVRNARLVGQSIIAYLQQKGYPEVALHFVKDEKTRFGLALECGNIEIALEAAKALDDKDCWDRLGQSALLQGNHQVVEMCYQRTKNFDKLSFLYLITGNLEKLKKMNKIAEIRKDVSAQYQGALLLGDVKERVSILKNCGQHSLAYLTAATHGFQELTESLGESITSQGNTLPEVNPNAQLLQPPVPIQQLETNWPLLSVSKGFFEGAMVTRAGSSATARQALNINADAALLDEHNAGGDGWGADADLGLDEDGEDGEMHDALSNDGEGGAGGEDGAGWDVGDDDLVVPEELASKIKASALDSNYYAAPNKGLSPAQQWANNSPLVLDHVKAGSFESAFRLLNDQLGVVNFKPFKPLFLQNYACSRTSYTANPNLQSLSGYPLRNYSEANAKLHRPALGIKLNDLVARLQAGYQLTTSGKFSEAVEKFHSILISIPLLVVDTKVDAAEAQQLLRICAEYIVGLKMETVRKGMPKSTLEEQKRLCEMAAYFTHCKLQPVHQILTLRTALNMFFKLKNYKTAASFARRLLELAPRPDVAQQVRKILQACEVNPVDEHQLQYEEFNPFTICGISWKPLYRGKPEVTCPFCGSSFDPQFKGNLCTVCEVSQIGKESIGLRISSLQFR; from the exons ATGTTGACCAACTTCGAGTCGAAGTCGGCGCGGGTTAAGGGCCTCTCGTTCCATCCGAAGCGGCCCTGGATTTTGGTCAGTCTGCACAGCGGCGTTATCCAGCTGTGGGACTACCGGATGCACACGCTCCTCGAGAAGTTTGACGAGCACGACGGACCGGTGCGTGGCGTGGCCTTCCATCAGCAGATGCCATTGTTTGTCTCCGGCGGCGATGACTACAAGATCAAGGTGTGGAACTACAAGCAAAGGCGCTGCATCTTCACTCTACTTGCCCACTTGGACTACGTGCGCACGGTGGCATTCCACCACGAATATCCTTGGATATTGAGCGCCTCCGACGATCAAACCATCCGCATCTGGAACTGGCAGTCGCGCAACTGCATCTGCGTGCTGACGGGCCACAACCACTATGTGATGTGCGCCCAGTTCCATCCCACGGAGGATCAGATCGTTTCCGCTTCGCTCGATCAGACGGTGCGCGTATGGGACATCTCGGGGCTGCGCAAGAAGAACGTGGCACCCGGCCCTGGGGGCCTCGACGATCACTTGAAGGGTCATCCGGGAGCCACTGATCTATTTGGACAGGCGGATGCTGTGGTCAAGCATGTGCTCGAGGGCCATGATCGCGGCGTTAACTGGGCCAGTTTCCATCCCACATTGCCGCTGATTGTTTCTGGAGCAGATGACAGGCTGGTGAAGCTGTGGCGCATGAACGAGTACAAAGCCTGGGAGGTGGACACCTGCCGTGGCCATTACAATAATGTGTCCAGCGTCCTGTTCCATCCGCGCCAGGATCTTATACTGTCGAACGGCGAGGATCGCAGCATTCGTGTTTGGGACATGACCAAGCGTCAGTGCTTGTTTACCTTCCGGCGAGACAACGAGCGCTTCTGGATTCTCACGGCGCATCCCACACTGAATTTGTTTGCTGCCGGACACGATGGAG GCATGGTGGTCTTTAAGTTGGAGCGCGAGCGTCCTGCCTACGCCGTTCATGGCAACATGCTCTACTATGTAAAGGAGCGTTTCCTGCGCAAACTGGACTTTACCACCACCAAGGACACGGTGGTAATGCAGCTACGTCCTGGCAAATCCCCAGTGTACAGCATGTCCTACAACCCAGCTCTAAACGCCGTGCTCATCTGCACGCGAACCAACAACCTGGAGAACAGCACCTACGATCTGTGCCAGATACCCAAGGACACGGAGAGCCAGAGCGAGTCGGACAGCAAGCGCAGCTCCGGCATCACAGCCATTTGGGTGGCACGCAACCGCTTCGCCGTGCTGGACCGCAACCAGCAGCTGGTGATCAAGAACTTCAAGAACGAGGTGACCAAGAAGCTGCCCACGTTCTGTGAGGAGATCTTCTACGCCGGCACTGGCATGCTGCTCATTCGGGATCCCGAATTTGTCACCCTGTACGAGGTGCAGCGACTCGTCTCCGTAGGCAGCATCAAGCTGGCCAAGTGCCGCTATGTGGTGTGGTCCTCGGACATGTCTCTGGTGGCGCTGCTCTGCAAGCATTCGGTGACCATCTGCGACCGAAGGCTCCAGTATTTGTGCACCGTGCAGGAGAACTGCCGCGTCAAGTCCGGCGCCTGGGACGAGTCGGGCGTGTTTATCTACACCACAAGCAACCACATCAAGTACGCCATCACCAATGGCGACCACGGCATCATCAGGACACTGGATCTGCCCATTTATCTGACCCGCGTCAAGGGCAATCAGGTCTTCTGCCTGGATCGCGAGTGCCGCACCCGGGTGCTCCACATCGACCCCACGGAGTACAAGTTCAAGCTGGCCCTGATCCAGCGCAAGTACGACGAGGTGCTGCACATGGTGAGGAACGCCCGTTTGGTGGGCCAGAGCATCATTGCCTACCTGCAGCAGAAGGGCTATCCGGAGGTGGCTCTGCACTTTGTCAAGGACGAGAAGACTCGCTTTGGACTGGCCTTGGAGTGCGGCAACATCGAGATCGCTCTGGAGGCAGCCAAGGCCTTGGACGACAAGGACTGCTGGGATCGTCTGGGCCAGAGTGCTCTACTTCAGGGCAACCATCAGGTGGTGGAGATGTGCTACCAGCGCACCAAGAACTTTGACAAGCTGAGCTTCCTCTACCTGATCACCGGCAACCTGGAGAAGCTGAAGAAGATGAACAAGATCGCCGAGATTCGCAAGGATGTATCCGCACAGTACCAGGGCGCCTTGCTCCTGGGCGACGTCAAGGAGAGGGTCAGCATCCTCAAGAATTGTGGACAGCATTCGTTGGCCTATCTCACGGCAGCCACCCATGGTTTCCAAGAGCTCACCGAATCCCTGGGTGAGTCGATCACCTCGCAGGGCAACACTCTGCCCGAGGTGAATCCCAATGCCCAGCTGCTGCAGCCTCCGGTGCCCATTCAGCAGCTGGAGACCAACTGGCCGCTGCTCTCCGTTTCCAAGGGCTTCTTTGAGGGCGCCATGGTCACCAGAGCAGGAAGCAGTGCCACCGCTCGCCAGGCGCTGAACATCAACGCCGATGCTGCCTTGTTGGATGAGCACAATGCCGGCGGCGATGGCTGGGGAGCCGACGCAGATCTGGGACTCGACGAAGACGGCGAGGATGGTGAGATGCACGATGCCCTCAGTAATGATGGCGAGGGCGGAGCTGGCGGAGAGGATGGCGCCGGCTGGGACGTGGGCGATGACGATCTAGTGGTGCCCGAGGAGCTGGCCTCCAAGATTAAGGCTTCCGCCTTGGACAGCAATTATTATGCGGCCCCCAACAAGGGTCTGTCGCCGGCACAGCAGTGGGCCAACAACTCGCCCCTGGTGCTGGACCACGTCAAGGCCGGATCCTTTGAGAGTGCCTTCCGTTTGTTGAACGACCAGTTGGGCGTGGTGAACTTCAAGCCTTTTAAGCCGCTGTTCCTACAGAACTATGCCTGCTCCCGAACCAGCTACACGGCCAATCCGAATCTGCAGTCCCTCAGTGGCTATCCCCTAAGAAACTACTCGGAGGCCAATGCCAAACTGCATCGTCCGGCTTTGGGCATTAAGCTGAATGATTTGGTGGCGCGCTTGCAGGCTGGCTACCAGCTCACCACCTCCGGCAAGTTCTCCGAGGCCGTGGAGAAGTTCCACTCTATTCTGATCAGCATTCCGCTGCTCGTGGTGGACACCAAGGTGGATGCGGCGGAGGCCCAGCAGCTTCTAAGGATCTGTGCCGAATACATTGTCGGTTTGAAGATGGAGACGGTGCGCAAGGGCATGCCCAAGTCCACgctggaggagcagaagcGACTGTGCGAAATGGCCGCCTACTTCACGCACTGCAAACTGCAGCCTGTCCATCAGATCCTCACCCTGCGCACCGCCCTCAATATGTTCTTCAAGCTGAAGAACTACAAGACAGCGGCCTCCTTTGCCCGGCGACTCTTGGAGCTGGCACCGCGGCCGGATGTGGCGCAGCAGGTGCGCAAAATCCTGCAGGCCTGCGAGGTGAATCCAGTGGACGAGCATCAGCTGCAGTACGAGGAGTTCAATCCGTTCACCATCTGCGGCATCAGCTGGAAGCCGCTGTATAGGGGCAAGCCAGAGGTAACCTGTCCCTTCTGCGGCTCCTCCTTTGACCCGCAATTCAAGGGCAACCTTTGCACAGTATGCGAGGTGAGCCAGATTGGCAAGGAGAGCATTGGGCTGCGCATATCCAGCCTGCAATTCCGCTAG